A single window of Cytophagales bacterium DNA harbors:
- a CDS encoding DUF1028 domain-containing protein, translated as MKKFLLSITQMVLVLLALPTANCLLLTSSIAQHTFSIVAVDTVTGEVGSAGASCINNSIIISDLHPGRGAIHTQALWNAGNQNYASALMDQGYSPAQIIDSLVANDAQATPQERQYGIADFDSTGSPGTAGFTGTANTNYKNHVLGPNYSIQGNILLGQQILDSMEAGFLNTTGSFAEKLMAALQGAKVPGADTRCTSNGTSSLSSFIRVAKPGDTTGSIYLHLDVNSTPPGVEPIDSLQSLFSSLSTDCNVSKANFIQSADTVDLGTSSGKILFTDNSQFVSSRFWDMGDATVKTNETVFFHSYNSTGTYTVTLTVSNLNCTDIFTALVVVVNSKCP; from the coding sequence ATGAAAAAGTTTTTATTATCCATAACTCAAATGGTGTTGGTATTGCTAGCATTGCCAACTGCCAACTGCCTGTTGCTAACTTCTTCAATTGCCCAGCATACTTTTTCTATCGTAGCTGTGGACACTGTAACAGGTGAGGTTGGGAGCGCTGGCGCTTCCTGTATTAATAATTCTATTATTATCAGTGACTTACATCCTGGCAGGGGGGCTATTCACACACAAGCATTGTGGAATGCCGGTAACCAAAATTATGCAAGCGCTTTGATGGATCAGGGTTACTCCCCCGCTCAAATTATTGATTCTTTAGTCGCAAATGACGCGCAGGCAACCCCGCAAGAGCGCCAATATGGAATAGCAGATTTTGATTCTACGGGAAGTCCGGGAACTGCTGGATTTACCGGAACAGCTAATACCAATTACAAAAATCACGTTCTTGGCCCGAACTATTCTATACAAGGAAACATATTATTGGGACAACAAATATTAGATTCTATGGAAGCCGGATTTTTAAATACCACGGGTTCTTTTGCAGAAAAACTAATGGCGGCTTTGCAGGGAGCAAAAGTGCCAGGAGCAGATACCCGTTGTACATCCAATGGCACTTCGTCACTATCTTCATTTATCAGGGTGGCCAAACCAGGCGATACAACCGGTAGCATTTACCTGCATCTTGATGTCAATTCAACTCCTCCGGGTGTTGAGCCAATTGATTCGTTGCAGTCTCTTTTCAGCTCTCTCTCTACTGACTGTAATGTATCAAAAGCCAATTTTATCCAGAGCGCTGATACGGTGGATTTAGGTACTTCTTCGGGCAAAATTCTATTCACTGATAACAGCCAATTTGTCTCAAGCCGTTTTTGGGATATGGGGGATGCGACAGTAAAAACTAATGAAACCGTTTTTTTTCATTCATATAATTCTACAGGAACATATACTGTGACTTTGACAGTTTCAAATCTTAATTGTACTGATATATTTACTGCACTGGTAGTTGTGGTAAACTCAAAGTGTCCGTGA
- a CDS encoding thioredoxin family protein, giving the protein MAETATIQIPLGFKAPDFTLFEPFSGQSKSLDELGSYKATVIMFICNHCPYVKHVQDELVKLANDYIPKGIAFIAISSNDIVNYPEDAPEKMKKVAGEFGYPFPYLYDETQDVARAYQAACTPDFSIFDGEMKCVYRGQLDDSRPGDGIPVTGKDIRAALDALLEGKEISKEQKPSLGCNIKWKS; this is encoded by the coding sequence ATGGCCGAAACAGCAACAATCCAGATCCCGTTGGGTTTTAAAGCGCCTGATTTTACATTATTTGAACCTTTTTCAGGTCAAAGTAAGAGCTTAGATGAGCTTGGATCATACAAGGCAACGGTGATCATGTTCATCTGTAATCACTGTCCTTATGTTAAGCACGTGCAGGACGAATTGGTAAAGCTTGCCAATGATTACATTCCCAAAGGCATTGCTTTTATCGCTATCAGCAGCAATGATATTGTAAACTATCCTGAAGATGCTCCTGAAAAGATGAAAAAAGTGGCAGGAGAATTTGGTTATCCGTTCCCATATCTTTATGATGAAACACAAGATGTAGCCAGGGCATACCAGGCAGCCTGCACACCAGATTTCAGCATTTTTGATGGTGAAATGAAATGTGTTTACAGGGGGCAATTAGACGATTCCAGGCCAGGTGATGGTATTCCTGTAACCGGTAAAGATATCCGGGCAGCTTTGGATGCTTTATTAGAAGGAAAAGAAATTAGCAAAGAGCAAAAGCCGAGTTTGGGGTGTAATATTAAATGGAAAAGTTAA
- a CDS encoding M28 family peptidase: MKKIIILFGGILLNNLLLAQTPSNILVTNPIAEDILLGNYDPANYTQSIIINDPDIITCGIKSEVSADSLHSLLKKLGTFHNRNAYSDTVSNTIGIGAARRWVYSFFQKISADNENRLIPSYLQYDLAALPFDPVNCFAGQFRNTFAVLPGMDTTNPSIVIFSAHMDSRCEAPCGDTCKAHGIEDNGSGTALVLELARVMSKYSYNSTIVFLLTVAEEQGLFGATAFAIYAQSNSLPIKAVQNNDVIGGIICGNTASPPTNCTQMGQIDSMQVRIFSIGNLNLTHRGYARYIKLIYLEKLISIVDVPMTINIMNQEDRTGRGGDHQAFRQRGFTAVRFTAQHEHGNGSGTPPDRTHTPNDILGVDITGDGIIDSFFVDFNYLKRNAVINGVAATMTALGPEIPDFILNNDSSGLSVQITTQTQYLHYRIGVRTLFTDFDAVYSIKDTTSFIIPNISAGISYKVSVASVDSNGIMSPFSKELFKNAAVNTDSFMIDSIINPINCEIISGTENFPSINLAYKELLKCIPNPFSKTTTIIIKAKELLNYHPGGKISKSAFILITDIVGKEIKRIKINLNDQENKIIYTPEVLVPGIYNYSLVVDGINLVTKQMVFVE, translated from the coding sequence ATGAAAAAGATTATTATATTATTTGGAGGTATTTTATTGAATAACCTGTTATTGGCTCAAACACCCTCCAATATCTTAGTGACCAATCCCATTGCCGAAGATATTTTGCTCGGTAATTATGACCCGGCCAACTATACACAGAGTATAATTATCAATGATCCGGACATAATCACATGTGGGATCAAAAGTGAGGTATCTGCTGATTCATTGCATAGTTTATTAAAAAAGCTTGGTACTTTTCATAATCGTAATGCTTATTCTGATACAGTTTCCAACACCATAGGGATTGGCGCTGCCAGAAGATGGGTTTACAGTTTTTTTCAGAAGATAAGCGCAGATAACGAAAACAGGTTAATACCATCGTATTTGCAATATGATTTAGCTGCACTTCCATTTGATCCGGTCAATTGTTTTGCCGGTCAATTCAGAAATACCTTTGCTGTGTTACCGGGGATGGATACTACCAACCCTTCTATTGTTATTTTTTCAGCCCACATGGACAGCCGGTGTGAGGCGCCATGCGGTGATACCTGTAAAGCTCATGGTATTGAAGATAATGGCAGCGGAACAGCGCTTGTTTTGGAATTGGCTCGTGTAATGAGCAAGTACAGCTATAATAGCACTATTGTTTTTTTATTAACGGTAGCTGAAGAGCAAGGTTTATTTGGCGCTACAGCTTTTGCTATCTATGCCCAGAGTAACAGTTTGCCAATAAAAGCGGTACAAAATAATGATGTGATTGGAGGAATAATATGCGGTAATACAGCGTCACCGCCTACCAATTGTACACAAATGGGGCAGATTGACAGTATGCAGGTTAGGATATTTTCCATCGGGAATTTAAATTTAACTCACAGGGGATATGCGCGTTATATAAAATTAATATACCTGGAAAAGCTCATATCAATAGTGGACGTGCCCATGACGATAAACATTATGAACCAGGAAGACCGGACAGGCAGAGGAGGTGACCATCAAGCATTCAGACAAAGAGGTTTTACCGCAGTCAGATTTACAGCACAACATGAACATGGTAACGGTTCAGGTACCCCGCCAGACAGAACCCACACTCCAAATGACATTCTCGGTGTTGACATAACCGGAGATGGGATAATTGATAGTTTCTTTGTTGATTTTAATTATCTGAAAAGAAATGCAGTGATCAATGGTGTTGCCGCTACAATGACAGCTTTAGGGCCTGAAATTCCTGATTTCATCCTCAATAACGATTCTTCAGGATTAAGCGTTCAGATTACAACTCAAACCCAATATTTACACTATCGTATCGGTGTGCGCACGCTGTTTACTGATTTTGATGCGGTATATTCAATTAAAGATACAACATCCTTCATTATTCCCAATATTTCAGCAGGAATCAGCTATAAAGTAAGTGTTGCCTCGGTAGATTCAAATGGAATAATGAGCCCTTTTTCCAAAGAACTATTTAAAAATGCAGCAGTAAATACAGATTCCTTTATGATAGATTCAATCATAAATCCAATTAATTGTGAAATAATAAGCGGCACTGAAAATTTTCCATCTATCAACCTGGCATATAAAGAGTTATTAAAATGTATTCCTAATCCTTTTAGCAAAACAACTACGATCATCATTAAAGCAAAGGAGTTATTAAATTACCATCCTGGAGGAAAGATAAGTAAGAGTGCCTTTATTTTGATAACTGATATTGTTGGAAAAGAAATTAAAAGAATAAAAATAAATCTGAATGATCAGGAAAATAAAATAATTTATACCCCGGAGGTTCTTGTACCTGGTATTTATAATTATAGCCTGGTTGTTGATGGTATAAACCTGGTTACAAAACAAATGGTATTTGTTGAATAA
- a CDS encoding PorV/PorQ family protein, giving the protein MVKQLIIIFYFIANCLLTTADCFSQISAPKYSNEFLAIGVGARALGMSNVQVALVNDVTSGYWNPAGLVNIKNKYEISLMHSEYFAGIAKYDYGAFATPIDSTSYLAVSVIRFGVDDIPDTRFLYDANGAINYNNIRYFSAADYAFLFTYARKAPFIEGLNLGANFKIIYRSVGNFANAWGFGIDVGAQLEHKGWKFGLMGRDITTTFNAWSHNTELVAETYKLTGNEIPENSIEVTLPKLLLGAGKEFNIYQEKISILPAIDLDLTFDGKRNVLLKSNLVSIDPHLGFELDYKKIVFLRFGVGNYQRIKDYDHSTYPDVQPNFGIGVKISNFTIDYALTDIGDQSEALFSNVFSLKVAFN; this is encoded by the coding sequence ATAGTGAAACAATTAATTATCATTTTTTACTTCATTGCCAACTGCCTACTGACAACTGCCGACTGTTTCTCCCAAATCAGCGCTCCTAAATACAGTAATGAATTTCTGGCGATTGGTGTAGGCGCCCGCGCATTAGGGATGTCAAATGTACAGGTGGCGCTTGTCAATGATGTCACTTCGGGCTACTGGAATCCTGCGGGTTTGGTCAATATCAAAAACAAGTATGAGATATCATTGATGCATTCTGAGTATTTTGCAGGGATCGCTAAATATGACTATGGGGCTTTTGCCACTCCTATTGATTCTACCAGCTATTTAGCTGTATCTGTGATTAGATTTGGCGTAGATGATATTCCTGATACACGTTTTTTGTATGATGCAAACGGGGCTATAAACTATAATAATATAAGGTACTTTTCGGCTGCTGATTATGCCTTTTTATTTACTTATGCCAGGAAGGCGCCCTTTATTGAAGGCTTAAACCTGGGAGCTAATTTCAAGATTATCTATAGAAGCGTAGGGAATTTTGCTAACGCCTGGGGCTTTGGAATAGATGTTGGGGCGCAATTAGAACATAAAGGCTGGAAATTCGGTTTGATGGGCAGGGATATTACTACAACCTTTAATGCATGGTCACATAATACAGAATTGGTTGCTGAAACCTATAAGCTGACAGGTAATGAAATTCCTGAAAATTCAATTGAAGTTACCTTGCCAAAGCTCTTACTTGGTGCGGGAAAGGAGTTTAATATTTATCAGGAAAAGATATCTATATTACCTGCAATTGACCTTGACCTGACTTTTGATGGTAAGAGAAACGTACTGCTTAAATCAAATTTAGTTTCTATTGACCCCCACCTGGGTTTTGAGCTTGATTACAAGAAAATTGTCTTTCTTCGATTTGGAGTTGGGAATTACCAGCGAATAAAGGATTATGACCACTCTACCTACCCTGATGTCCAACCAAATTTTGGTATTGGCGTAAAAATCAGTAACTTTACGATTGATTATGCCTTAACCGATATAGGAGATCAATCCGAAGCGCTTTTCTCGAATGTATTCTCTTTGAAGGTTGCGTTCAATTAA
- a CDS encoding four helix bundle protein, with protein sequence MEVALGSAFELETQLLIIRDLELANPVDADKLIEGLHEEQRMINSFIITLKLTANS encoded by the coding sequence GTGGAAGTTGCACTGGGTTCTGCTTTTGAGTTGGAAACGCAGTTGTTGATCATAAGAGATTTGGAATTAGCAAACCCGGTTGATGCGGATAAACTGATTGAAGGGTTGCATGAAGAGCAACGCATGATCAACAGTTTCATTATTACACTGAAATTAACGGCTAACAGCTAA
- a CDS encoding T9SS type A sorting domain-containing protein codes for MNLTISKNQVLVFVFLFSCAKCIYAQNHIPLHLKQLQTKKNQYHAASIRDQTFRSQYQVHPTSRDLRFAPTGTQYSVAIPIFSENFSSGTLPAGWQNIDNLTGGTWAFNNPGGRTINTPTGGNGFAIFDSDFFGNDGKAEDGDLITPMLDATALQYVMLSFSHYFRSGFGGAAEVFASNDGGNTYASLASWSSSTPNAQSETIDISAIAAGNDSVMIKFKWTGNWSWWWAIDDISIGLPPNFEPQLVSAGLPSLYSMIPVSQAEKINFNGEVKNNGSDTIPNIGVYVDINTGLFSDTIWLTNLAGFTSAAFNSTKPFAPPAIGTYNVDFRIESDSADADTTNNQLTAQFEVSDSVYAWDNDIVNGSTAPGAPLSGFTNIIYGQLYKVTNEDTLTSITFKLWSGTIGQKVTAAVYFTDGNKLPAAEVPLSTTDTLVISSTAQTWYTLPIQGKPIILPPGTYLVGVKEANGATPIGMTLSTTDFVPNSSYIFAEGFGWTKSENFWVGEFIYLIRANFGKTDQIPPLIVDSIITQEAACVTADAFLTVFASGGLGSLMYSIDTGATYQPVGTAYDSLTAGIYQIIIKDSNHCISAIKVINNAGAATISIDSIADVGCYGDSTGIIIVSASGGFPPYEFSIDGAAVWQTNDTFASLWANQYIILVRDSDTCVGSTVISISEPVPLAISMGGIDVSCNGSNDGIVWVTITGGTSPYFYLWNDSLAQLTDTAYNLPQGTYIVWVWDANGCNIIDSIEIFEPTTSLSGVITATDDSTGANVGTAKVVVSGGTPPYTYLWNTTPPQTADSIGGLAPGTYTVTVTDANGCLLIDSVTVNPPTGFIEIINGNGYIKLYPNPTTGKLSIIFDAYVPQPSSIKVLNIIGNIIADITMATGSIKNDYAIDLSNKPEGMYFIQIQTADRVITKKIILNR; via the coding sequence ATGAATTTAACAATCTCAAAAAATCAGGTTTTGGTGTTTGTATTTTTATTTTCTTGTGCTAAATGTATATATGCACAAAACCATATTCCCTTGCATTTAAAGCAGCTACAAACAAAAAAAAATCAGTATCATGCAGCCAGTATCAGGGATCAAACTTTTCGAAGCCAGTATCAAGTACACCCGACAAGCCGGGATCTACGCTTCGCTCCGACCGGCACCCAGTACTCAGTGGCAATTCCAATTTTTTCAGAAAATTTTTCAAGCGGTACATTGCCTGCAGGATGGCAAAATATAGATAATTTAACAGGAGGCACCTGGGCATTTAATAATCCGGGTGGGCGTACAATTAATACACCAACGGGTGGCAATGGTTTTGCTATTTTCGATTCAGACTTTTTCGGTAATGACGGTAAAGCAGAAGATGGGGATCTGATCACTCCAATGCTGGATGCTACCGCTCTTCAATATGTTATGCTATCATTCAGCCATTATTTCAGAAGCGGATTTGGAGGAGCAGCGGAAGTTTTTGCGAGTAATGATGGAGGAAATACCTATGCTTCCTTAGCCAGTTGGAGTTCTTCAACTCCCAATGCTCAATCAGAAACAATTGATATATCAGCTATTGCAGCAGGAAATGATAGCGTGATGATAAAATTCAAGTGGACCGGAAATTGGTCGTGGTGGTGGGCAATTGATGATATTTCAATAGGGTTGCCCCCAAACTTTGAGCCTCAATTAGTCAGTGCCGGTTTACCCTCTTTATATTCCATGATCCCTGTTTCCCAGGCAGAAAAGATAAATTTTAATGGAGAAGTAAAAAATAATGGCTCAGATACCATTCCCAACATAGGTGTCTATGTAGATATCAATACAGGTCTTTTCAGCGATACGATCTGGTTAACTAATTTAGCGGGTTTTACTTCTGCTGCATTTAATTCAACAAAGCCTTTTGCACCTCCTGCCATCGGTACATACAATGTTGATTTCAGAATAGAATCAGATTCTGCAGATGCTGATACAACTAATAATCAACTAACTGCTCAATTTGAAGTAAGTGACTCGGTTTATGCCTGGGATAATGATATCGTGAATGGAAGCACAGCACCGGGAGCCCCCTTATCGGGTTTTACAAATATTATTTACGGACAATTATATAAAGTTACTAATGAAGATACCTTAACCTCTATCACCTTTAAGCTGTGGAGCGGTACGATCGGACAAAAAGTAACAGCCGCTGTATATTTTACCGATGGCAACAAATTACCGGCTGCTGAAGTGCCATTATCCACTACGGATACATTGGTGATCAGCAGTACAGCACAAACCTGGTACACTTTGCCAATTCAAGGTAAACCAATTATTCTACCACCGGGTACTTACCTTGTGGGAGTAAAAGAAGCAAACGGAGCAACCCCAATAGGTATGACCCTTTCCACGACTGATTTTGTTCCAAATTCATCCTATATATTTGCTGAAGGTTTTGGATGGACCAAATCAGAAAATTTTTGGGTGGGTGAATTTATTTATTTGATAAGAGCCAATTTTGGAAAGACAGATCAGATTCCTCCTCTTATAGTTGATTCCATTATAACTCAAGAGGCTGCATGTGTCACTGCTGATGCATTTTTAACGGTATTCGCCAGTGGTGGCTTAGGCTCATTGATGTACAGTATTGATACAGGGGCAACGTATCAACCTGTAGGAACCGCTTATGATAGCTTAACAGCCGGGATCTACCAGATTATTATTAAAGATTCAAATCATTGTATATCTGCAATTAAAGTTATAAATAATGCCGGTGCTGCTACAATTTCTATAGACTCAATAGCTGATGTTGGTTGTTATGGCGATTCAACAGGAATCATAATTGTATCTGCCTCTGGTGGCTTCCCTCCTTATGAATTTAGCATTGATGGTGCAGCGGTTTGGCAAACAAATGACACATTTGCCAGCCTATGGGCTAACCAATACATAATTTTAGTACGGGATTCTGATACCTGTGTTGGTTCAACAGTTATATCAATTTCTGAACCGGTACCTCTAGCCATATCTATGGGTGGTATTGATGTAAGTTGTAATGGATCAAATGACGGGATAGTATGGGTTACTATCACAGGAGGTACATCTCCATATTTTTATTTGTGGAACGACTCTCTTGCACAACTCACAGATACAGCATATAATTTACCACAAGGTACTTATATTGTATGGGTATGGGACGCTAATGGGTGTAACATCATTGATTCTATTGAAATTTTTGAGCCTACTACTTCTCTTTCAGGAGTAATTACTGCAACTGATGATTCTACAGGAGCAAATGTGGGTACAGCAAAAGTAGTGGTCTCGGGTGGAACTCCTCCTTATACCTATTTATGGAATACTACCCCTCCTCAAACAGCCGATAGTATCGGTGGTCTTGCACCAGGTACTTATACTGTAACTGTAACTGATGCTAATGGATGCCTGTTGATTGATAGCGTGACTGTAAATCCTCCAACAGGTTTTATTGAAATTATTAATGGAAATGGCTATATCAAACTATATCCTAACCCCACCACTGGTAAGCTAAGTATTATATTTGATGCTTATGTGCCGCAACCATCGTCAATAAAAGTGCTTAATATTATAGGAAATATAATCGCTGATATTACAATGGCAACCGGATCAATTAAAAATGATTATGCTATAGACTTATCAAATAAGCCTGAAGGTATGTATTTCATACAAATCCAAACTGCTGATAGAGTAATCACCAAAAAAATTATTCTTAACAGGTAA
- a CDS encoding DUF1343 domain-containing protein: protein MNKISFNLLFLILLIFTCCNTSSQQIITGAEQIDQYIPLIKNKNVALVVNQTSIVGESHLIDTLLSLNVNIKKIFSPEHGFKGTADAGERVNDNIVSEIPIISLYGANKKPTEQHLQNIDVVVFDIQDVGARFYTYISTLHYVMEACAENDIPLIILDRPNPNGSYVAGPVLDMKFQSFVGMHPIPIVYGLTIGELAMMMVGEGWLKKSSSSSKVNKCELIVIKVKNYTHKTKYSLPVKPSPNLPNDLAIKLYPSLCLFEGTNVSVGRGTHYPFQVIGTPERSGSGSSSSSDFTFTPVNIPGMAKHPKHEGILCYGIDLRDRIINDDFTLSYLIDFYNTSTDKANFFNSYFNKLAGNETLQKQIIAGKSEAEIKKLWREELAQYKLIRRKYLLY from the coding sequence ATGAATAAAATATCATTCAACCTCCTCTTTTTAATATTATTGATCTTCACCTGTTGTAATACAAGCAGTCAGCAAATAATTACCGGTGCGGAGCAAATTGATCAATACATTCCCCTGATCAAAAATAAAAATGTAGCATTAGTAGTCAATCAAACTTCCATTGTCGGGGAATCTCACCTTATAGACACACTGCTTTCTCTTAATGTAAATATAAAAAAAATATTTTCACCCGAACATGGTTTCAAAGGCACTGCCGATGCAGGAGAACGTGTGAATGACAACATTGTATCCGAAATTCCCATCATATCTTTGTATGGAGCTAATAAAAAGCCAACTGAACAGCATCTTCAAAATATTGATGTTGTTGTATTTGATATCCAGGATGTAGGCGCAAGATTTTATACTTACATAAGTACCTTGCACTATGTGATGGAGGCTTGTGCAGAAAATGATATTCCTCTCATTATTTTAGACAGGCCAAATCCAAACGGCTCTTATGTAGCTGGCCCCGTTTTGGATATGAAATTTCAATCTTTTGTAGGAATGCACCCTATTCCTATTGTGTATGGACTCACTATTGGGGAACTTGCAATGATGATGGTTGGTGAGGGATGGCTTAAAAAAAGTAGCAGTAGCAGTAAAGTAAACAAATGTGAATTAATAGTGATCAAGGTTAAAAATTACACGCATAAAACTAAATATTCACTTCCGGTAAAGCCTTCTCCCAATCTGCCCAATGACCTTGCAATAAAGCTGTACCCCTCACTTTGTCTTTTTGAAGGAACTAATGTTAGTGTTGGGAGGGGAACTCATTATCCATTTCAGGTAATAGGTACCCCAGAGAGAAGTGGCAGTGGCAGTAGCAGTAGCAGTGATTTCACTTTTACCCCTGTAAACATACCCGGGATGGCTAAACATCCTAAACATGAAGGTATATTGTGCTACGGGATTGATCTGAGGGATAGAATTATCAATGACGATTTTACCCTTTCATATCTCATTGATTTCTACAATACATCTACTGATAAAGCTAACTTTTTCAACAGTTATTTTAATAAACTTGCCGGAAATGAGACTCTGCAAAAACAGATCATCGCAGGAAAGAGCGAAGCAGAAATAAAAAAATTATGGCGCGAAGAGCTGGCTCAATATAAATTAATAAGAAGAAAGTATTTACTCTACTAA
- a CDS encoding methionyl-tRNA formyltransferase, with product MKKPRIIFMGTPQFAVPSLEILFKNSYNIVAVTTAPDRSAGRGLKLRYSSIKETAIRHDTPVLQPKNLKDPAFLEELKSYQADLQVVVAFRMLPESVWNMPSLGTFNLHASLLPQYRGAAPINWAIINGEKETGVTTFFLKHEIDTGDIIYQEKEPIYDDDDAGTLHDRLMKEGAELVLKTVQAIDRGNCPQILQQSINSKEIKHAPKIFKETCGINWQLPSQKIYNFVRGLAPYPAAWTILNGKSLKIFTTKIINDNISTDTKPGTYLTDNKKFLHYVTGDGLLAVEEVQMEGKKRMNVEEFLRGNKVHGA from the coding sequence ATGAAAAAACCAAGGATCATTTTCATGGGTACTCCTCAATTTGCAGTGCCAAGCCTGGAAATTCTTTTTAAAAATAGTTACAATATAGTTGCTGTCACTACGGCTCCGGATAGATCTGCAGGAAGGGGGCTGAAGTTGAGATATTCTTCTATAAAGGAAACAGCAATTAGACATGATACTCCTGTATTGCAGCCAAAAAATTTAAAAGATCCGGCTTTTTTAGAAGAACTGAAAAGTTATCAGGCAGATCTGCAGGTAGTAGTGGCGTTCAGGATGCTGCCTGAATCAGTATGGAATATGCCTTCCCTGGGAACTTTTAACCTGCATGCTTCATTACTGCCACAATACCGGGGTGCTGCTCCCATAAACTGGGCCATCATCAACGGGGAAAAAGAAACAGGCGTTACTACTTTTTTCCTCAAACATGAGATTGATACCGGTGACATAATATACCAGGAAAAAGAACCAATATATGATGATGATGATGCAGGCACGCTGCACGATAGATTGATGAAAGAAGGCGCTGAACTGGTTTTGAAAACAGTACAAGCTATTGATAGAGGCAATTGTCCGCAAATTTTGCAGCAAAGCATTAACAGTAAAGAAATAAAACATGCTCCAAAAATATTTAAAGAAACCTGCGGGATAAACTGGCAATTGCCGTCTCAAAAAATATATAATTTTGTTAGGGGATTAGCCCCCTACCCTGCCGCGTGGACTATTTTAAACGGCAAATCACTTAAAATTTTTACTACAAAGATCATAAATGACAATATATCCACTGATACTAAACCCGGAACATACTTAACGGATAATAAAAAGTTTCTACATTACGTTACCGGAGACGGCTTACTTGCTGTGGAAGAAGTACAGATGGAGGGGAAGAAAAGAATGAATGTTGAAGAATTTTTGAGAGGAAACAAAGTGCATGGCGCATAG
- a CDS encoding mechanosensitive ion channel — MEKLLSIYFKVIKTFFTFVKLLMEAFQSFLINNLKTYGATIAWIVVLFFFGKFILKAIIRRLVRLTGHLERTGDKERSNLEARAKTLGTVLVATGNVIIYTIILLMVLGLFGIDIRPILAGAGIVGLAVGFGAQSLVKDFVSGLFILIENQYSVGDKVKIGNFEGTVIKITIRSTVLQDSEGKVLYISNGSISNVINYSNKKLSDGI; from the coding sequence TTGGAAAAATTATTATCTATATATTTTAAAGTAATCAAAACATTTTTTACGTTTGTGAAATTATTGATGGAAGCGTTTCAATCATTTTTGATAAATAATTTAAAGACTTACGGGGCTACCATTGCCTGGATCGTTGTTTTATTTTTCTTTGGGAAGTTTATTTTAAAAGCGATCATCAGGCGGTTAGTTAGATTGACCGGTCATTTAGAGCGTACAGGCGATAAAGAAAGAAGCAATTTAGAAGCACGAGCCAAAACCCTGGGAACTGTTTTGGTCGCAACAGGAAATGTTATTATTTACACAATAATATTGTTGATGGTATTAGGTCTGTTCGGGATAGATATCCGTCCTATACTTGCCGGAGCGGGAATTGTAGGCCTGGCAGTTGGATTTGGCGCTCAATCATTAGTCAAAGATTTCGTATCAGGGTTATTTATACTCATTGAAAATCAATATAGTGTTGGAGATAAAGTTAAAATCGGTAATTTTGAAGGCACGGTAATAAAGATCACTATTCGTTCCACTGTTTTACAAGATAGTGAGGGTAAAGTTCTGTATATTTCAAATGGATCAATAAGTAATGTGATCAATTATTCTAATAAAAAATTATCTGATGGGATCTAA
- a CDS encoding dihydrofolate reductase — MTISIIAAVAQNNVIGKDNKLMWHLPADLKHFKEITMGHHIIMGRKTFEAIGKALPDRTSIIITRQKGLLATDCLVVNSLEEAIKLAKMNNENEAFIIGGGEIYKLAMNIANKIYLTRIGESFEGDTFFPVINKKKWEETARKEFSADEKNRYNYAFVELEKKVTESGTKKGLSWDDFWEYFLSHFED, encoded by the coding sequence ATGACAATATCTATAATAGCTGCTGTAGCCCAAAATAATGTAATAGGGAAAGATAATAAGCTGATGTGGCATTTACCCGCAGACCTAAAGCATTTTAAAGAGATTACCATGGGGCATCATATCATCATGGGCAGGAAAACTTTTGAAGCTATTGGGAAAGCTTTACCGGACAGAACTTCTATCATTATTACCAGACAGAAAGGACTTCTTGCAACTGATTGCCTCGTGGTAAACTCATTAGAAGAAGCAATTAAGCTTGCAAAGATGAATAATGAAAACGAAGCTTTCATTATCGGTGGAGGTGAAATTTATAAGTTAGCCATGAATATTGCCAATAAAATTTACTTAACACGGATCGGGGAATCTTTTGAAGGAGATACCTTTTTCCCGGTCATTAACAAGAAGAAATGGGAAGAAACAGCTCGTAAAGAATTTTCAGCAGATGAGAAAAACAGGTACAATTATGCTTTTGTGGAGTTAGAAAAAAAAGTTACTGAGTCGGGTACTAAAAAGGGACTCTCGTGGGATGATTTTTGGGAGTACTTTTTGTCTCACTTTGAAGATTAA